The proteins below are encoded in one region of Berryella intestinalis:
- the pstB gene encoding phosphate ABC transporter ATP-binding protein PstB, translating to MDAFQITDLNLWYSGNQHALKGVDMNIPEHEVTALIGPSGCGKSTFLRTLNRMQDLIEGVRIEGEVLFKGQDVYAPKTDVNELRKRVGMVFQKANPFPMSIYDNVAYGPRIHGTHAKRDLDDIVEESLKGAALWDEVKDRLNKGALGLSGGQQQRLCIARALAVKPEVLLLDESTSALDPISTEQIEQLVGTLKTRYTVVMVTHNMQQAVRVSDNAAFFLLGELVEFDRTDALFNSPRDQRTLDYVSGRFG from the coding sequence ATGGATGCGTTCCAGATAACCGACCTTAACCTGTGGTACAGCGGAAACCAGCACGCGCTGAAGGGTGTGGATATGAACATCCCCGAGCACGAGGTCACCGCCCTCATCGGGCCGAGCGGGTGCGGGAAGTCGACCTTCCTCAGAACGCTCAATCGCATGCAGGATCTGATCGAGGGCGTTCGGATCGAAGGGGAGGTCCTGTTCAAGGGCCAGGACGTGTACGCGCCCAAAACCGACGTCAACGAGCTGCGCAAGCGGGTGGGCATGGTGTTCCAAAAAGCGAACCCCTTCCCCATGAGCATCTACGACAACGTCGCCTACGGACCGCGGATACACGGAACGCACGCGAAGCGCGACCTCGACGACATCGTCGAGGAGTCGCTGAAAGGCGCCGCCTTGTGGGACGAGGTGAAAGACCGCCTGAACAAGGGGGCCCTCGGGCTCTCGGGCGGCCAGCAGCAGCGCCTCTGCATCGCCCGCGCGCTGGCCGTGAAGCCCGAGGTCCTGCTGCTCGACGAATCGACCAGCGCGCTGGACCCGATATCGACCGAGCAGATCGAGCAGCTGGTGGGAACCCTGAAAACCCGCTACACGGTGGTCATGGTCACCCACAACATGCAGCAGGCCGTCAGGGTCTCCGACAACGCCGCGTTCTTTCTCCTAGGAGAGCTGGTCGAGTTCGACCGAACCGACGCGCTGTTCAACAGCCCGCGCGACCAGCGGACCCTCGACTACGTCTCGGGGCGCTTCGGCTGA
- the pstA gene encoding phosphate ABC transporter permease PstA: MEARIRRSRRIRSFLLKLLVRLSGASVCIVLAAIIGYIFANGVSGITAEFLTTQSSYVHDTIGILPNILNTLYIVLVAMVIVIPFGTCAAVYLNEYAPDKRIVRIISFAVETLTGIPSVIFGLVGMLFFIQIMGLQAGILAGGLTLVVMVLPTIISNTLESLKTVPDAYREGALALGSGKWHMIRTVVLPNAIDGIATGCILAIGRIVGESAALLYTAGFGLILNSFMTALSSSSATLTVALYVYATERGELSVAFSLATILLILTLLLNIAATLCARKLGTKED; this comes from the coding sequence ATGGAAGCGAGAATACGCAGATCCCGACGGATCAGATCCTTTCTGCTCAAGCTGCTCGTCCGTTTGAGCGGCGCCTCGGTGTGCATCGTGCTGGCCGCGATCATCGGGTACATCTTCGCGAACGGGGTGTCGGGGATCACGGCCGAGTTCCTCACCACGCAGAGCAGCTACGTGCACGACACGATCGGGATCCTCCCCAACATCCTCAACACGCTCTACATCGTGTTGGTGGCCATGGTCATCGTCATCCCGTTCGGCACGTGCGCGGCGGTGTACCTCAACGAATACGCGCCCGATAAGCGCATCGTGCGCATCATCAGCTTCGCGGTCGAGACGCTGACCGGCATCCCCTCGGTCATCTTCGGCCTGGTGGGCATGCTGTTCTTCATCCAGATCATGGGGCTTCAGGCGGGCATCCTCGCTGGCGGCCTCACCTTGGTGGTGATGGTTTTGCCCACCATCATCAGCAACACGCTGGAGAGCCTGAAAACGGTGCCCGACGCCTACCGCGAAGGGGCGCTTGCCCTGGGAAGCGGGAAGTGGCACATGATCCGCACCGTGGTCCTGCCCAACGCCATCGACGGCATCGCGACCGGGTGCATCCTGGCCATCGGCAGGATCGTGGGCGAATCCGCCGCGCTGCTCTACACCGCCGGGTTCGGGCTGATACTGAACAGCTTCATGACCGCCCTCTCGTCGTCCAGCGCGACGCTGACGGTGGCACTGTACGTCTACGCGACGGAGCGGGGCGAGCTGTCCGTTGCCTTCTCGCTTGCGACGATCCTTCTGATTCTCACGTTGCTGCTCAACATAGCCGCAACGCTTTGCGCAAGAAAACTCGGTACGAAAGAGGACTGA